A window of the Amblyraja radiata isolate CabotCenter1 chromosome 5, sAmbRad1.1.pri, whole genome shotgun sequence genome harbors these coding sequences:
- the LOC116973799 gene encoding NACHT, LRR and PYD domains-containing protein 12-like — MRFYRDRLEQAIEEVVDGVGLKLTGADHFTGREYHSVTELAEKGNQAAGSKLLLNLVMEKGSGARRVMWEFLAEIHQTLPKLSRLLKEILAQGQDQFTYMDTVQGLSEVPTHLKDVQRQHKETLREQTETLSTGNTILMMEKVKNFLLLDRYAELTIISTVRDRTQVEHELLARGRDHEEWQEKHLRRELEKIRIDQLFQKSFLKKILRFWSVHKAGSSAAVAGVPGIGKTTMVQKIVHDWAMGKIYPRFQFVFSFKFRDLNTIDCSINLRQLILHQYPYFGNMLGEVWKNPEGLLFIFDGLDEFKGRIDFADSRRDTEPKHQCPDPESRSRVLEEFLGPFPNETICRVIDWVKEEVKRQAGNTESEADKRRLLNTLHYLFESENPGLVL, encoded by the exons ATGAGATTCTACCGGGACCGACTGGAGCAGGCGATTGAAGAGGTTGTGGATGGAGTTGGCTTGAAGCTAACTGGCGCGGATCACTTCACTGGGCGAGAGTATCAT AGTGTGACTGAACTCGCAGAGAAGGGAAACCAAGCAGCCGGCTccaaactgctcctgaatctggtgatggaGAAGGGTTCTGGGGCACGAAGAGTGATGTGGGAATTCCTTGCGGAAATACATCAAACACTACCGAAACTGAGCAGATTATTGAAAGAGATACTGGCTCAAG GTCAAGACCAGTTCACCTACATGGACACGGTGCAGGGTTTATCTGAAGTGCCCACTCACCTGAAAG ATGTTCAACGGCaacacaaggagactctgcgggaacagactgaaacactgagcaCAGGGAACACCATCCTGATGATGGAGAAGGTTAAGAATTTCCTGCtgcttgatcgatacgctgagctcacaatcatctccaccgttcgagatcggacacaagtggaacatgagctgctggcaagaggtcGGGACCATGAGGAATGGCAAGAGAAACATCTGCGGAGAGAACTGGAAAAAATACGAATTGATCAATTGTTCCAGAAAAGTTTCCTCAAGAAAATTCTGAGATTTTGGTCTGTGCACAAAGCTGGGAGTTCAGCAGCCGTGGCTGGCGTcccggggatcggaaaaacaacaatggtgcagaagattgttcatgactgggcaATGGGGAAAATATACCCACgcttccagtttgtcttcagtttcaaattccgggatttaaACACAATTGACTGCAGTATAAACCTGAGGCAACTAATTCTGCATCAGTATCCATACTTTGGGAATATGCTAGGAGAagtctggaagaacccagagggattgctgtttatattcgacggtctggatgaattcaagggcagaattgattttgctgacagtcggagagacacagaacctaagcaccagtgcccagatcctGAATCCCGGT CTCGggtcctggaggagtttctgggtccATTTCCTAATGAAACAATCTGCCGAGtgattgactgggtgaaggaggaggttaaacGCCAGGCTGGAAACACAGAGAGTGAAGCTGATAAACGGAGGCTCCTGAACACgctgcactacctgtttgagtctgAGAATCCTGgactg GTTCTGTGA